The nucleotide sequence CTCCTTATAATTTTCTCGTATAGCCGCTTCATCTTCCACAATTGCGATACGTTTCATCAATTTTTACCTTTAGGATTGTAATACCGTCAGCGCATCGAGTGTCAGTACTGAGCTGATGATAATTAAGTTCTGCAGGAGACTATACAGGAAATTTTATGGGATAAAAGACGCTGAGATGGATTGCCATTTTGTTGCCACAATTCATAAGTGTAATGACATTTTTTCTCCCTGTAGCGGCCATATACCTCCTGTTTAATGAACCTATCGAAAGGCAGTCACTATTTACTCTGCCTATTAATAATTACCATAGATAGGAAATAACAATGAACAAGAAAATAATCGCCCTTTTAGTGATGAGCAGCCTAACTGTTTCAAATGCAAGTTTCGCAACAGAGCAAACTGATGAGAGAGAACATAATGAGGAACTGGTTGGACTCACTTCTGGGATCATTCTGGGGGCGGTAGTGGGTGGGCCCGTTGGTGCCATCATAGGAGCGTTTACTGGTGCACTATTAGGCAAGTCTGTCGGTGATGATTCTGAAATCGATTCTCAACAGGCTAAAATAGTTGAAAAAAACTCACAGCTCATGGCATTAAATGATGATAATCAATCTCTACAAGTTATTGCGGACCAATATGATGAGGCGCAGCAGCAATTAGTTCTGTTAAAGCGGGCTCAAGAGCAGAAACTGACTGAGTTAGCCATGGGGTTAAACATTCAGTTTAAAACAGGCTCATCTGAACTAGCGCCTCACATACAGCGTCAACTTGATGATTTGGCATATGCCATGTCTATTTCGCCTGAGTTGAGTTTGGACATGACGGGGTATGCAGATAGAAGAGGGAATTCGACTTATAATCAAGCGCTGTCAGAGCAACGGGTTGCCGAAGTGAAAAGCTATTTAGTGGCTCAAGGTGTCGATGAAAACCGTTTGGCATTTAAGGCATACGGT is from Shewanella sp. MTB7 and encodes:
- the pdsO gene encoding sortase-associated OmpA-like protein PdsO, producing the protein MNKKIIALLVMSSLTVSNASFATEQTDEREHNEELVGLTSGIILGAVVGGPVGAIIGAFTGALLGKSVGDDSEIDSQQAKIVEKNSQLMALNDDNQSLQVIADQYDEAQQQLVLLKRAQEQKLTELAMGLNIQFKTGSSELAPHIQRQLDDLAYAMSISPELSLDMTGYADRRGNSTYNQALSEQRVAEVKSYLVAQGVDENRLAFKAYGASAPLAEDQSFENDFFDRRVNIKLISSESTLAANQ